CTCTCTTAATCTTTGAAAGCTCATTCATCAGATTTACTTTATTATGTAACCTTCCCGCAGTGTCTATAATCACTACGTCAGCTCCCATTTCTTTGCCCTGCTTGGCAGTATCAAAAGCAACGGAGGCAGGATCAGTATTCATACCATGAGAAACAACAGGCACACCTACTCTTTCTCCCCACAGCTTAATCTGATCTACGGCTGCAGCTCTAAAAGTATCGGCAGCACCTAATAAAACGCTATGTCCGCGTTTTTTAAACTGGTAAGCCAATTTACCTATGGTAGTTGTTTTGCCTACCCCATTAACGCCTACTACCAGTATTACATGAGGTTTATGGGTGTTGGGGACATGAAAATCATCGGCATCTACATCAGCCGCCTGATCCTCATTTTCGGCCAACAAGCCGGCAATTTCTTCGCGTAGTATTTTATCAAGCTCGGAGGTGCTGAGATATTTGTCTCTAGCAACTCTGGCTTCTATACGATCAATAATTTTGATAATCGTATCTACTCCTACATCGCTGGTAGCCAGTATACCCTCAAGTTCATCCAGGACTTCATCGTCTACCGTAGCCTTACCGGCAATAGCCTTACCCATTTTGGAAAAGAAGCTATCTTTTGATTTTTCAAGCCCTTTGTCCAGCGATTCTTTTTTGTCTTTAGAGAAGAAACCAAACAGTGCCATAGACCTATTGGAT
This window of the Porifericola rhodea genome carries:
- the ftsY gene encoding signal recognition particle-docking protein FtsY, with amino-acid sequence MALFGFFSKDKKESLDKGLEKSKDSFFSKMGKAIAGKATVDDEVLDELEGILATSDVGVDTIIKIIDRIEARVARDKYLSTSELDKILREEIAGLLAENEDQAADVDADDFHVPNTHKPHVILVVGVNGVGKTTTIGKLAYQFKKRGHSVLLGAADTFRAAAVDQIKLWGERVGVPVVSHGMNTDPASVAFDTAKQGKEMGADVVIIDTAGRLHNKVNLMNELSKIKRVVQKFIPEAPHEVLLVLDGSTGQNAFLQAKEFTRATEVSALAITKLDGTAKGGVVIGISDQFNIPVKYIGVGEQMDDLQVFNKMEFVDSLFKK